The Leptospira bouyouniensis genomic interval ATGAGTCTGAATTTACGGCACATTGCAGTATGAAATGGGCTACTTTTCTATTAAGTTTGAAAGATTTCTTGGAAATTGGTATAGGTAAACCTGCTCCAAATGATATCAAAATTGATGATATGAATTGATCAAAAAAAAGAATCGTTTTTTCTTTTAGATGATTGAAACAATAACTTTCAATCAAATGGAATCATAATGATAATTCATTGATCATACTTGAAAGATTCAATTTGAAACTTATTTCATAAAAACTATTTGCAATCTTCAATTTTTAATCAATATCTTTTCCATTATAATTGAATTGTAAGAATTTTTAATATAGGGGAATCGGTACAAAATTCGGTTGATATCAACATTATTGAATTTTAATGATGAAAGTTATGTTTTCCACGCGTCAGTTCAAGAACATTATACTGGCATATTTCTTTCACTAAATCGTTTTGGACAAGTCCCGGTATCAAAAGATGAAATTGTTATCTTTTGTGATAACCAAACAGTTTTTGTGTATTTAAAAGGAAAATACGGAAAAGACCACTGATTGCCCTATTTATAAATGGAGATGAGTGTGAGATGGTATCTAATTGTATAGAGAAAAGGGAATTAGTTTTAGTCGTGATTTCTAAATCGATATTTTGCAAAATAAAGTATCTAACGTTTTCAGGTATAAGTTAGTTGAATATTGAAGGTATTTTTTTCGCGAGATGTAATACAACTTTAGTTAGAATATTGTCTGATCATTTAGATTAGTTATATTATTAATTTTCATATTGATTCCTTAATGATTCAAAAATTGGATTTTATTAATGTCTGCTTTAAAGAAGAAAAATTCATCTTTTGTGCCATACAAGTTTGCAGCTTCCACATGAAAGGGAATTTTAAATCCTTGTACTTCTTTAAAGTTCGAAAGTTTTCCACCAAATGGTTGTAATTGAAATTGTTTATTTACATTAGCATTTGACCATCTAAGAAAAGTAACTTCAATTGGACAACCTTCCTCATTCACTTTTATGTCTACATCTTGAAACAATCCATCTTTTTCGATTGTGACTCGGACGGTATCATGATCTATTTGTTTCCACTTTATGTGATCGTTTGGTAATACAGCTGCAGGTGTCCAAAATACAGATTCTGCAACATACCGTCCAAAAGCAGATTTCGTATGGTCTAAATCATTACCCATTCTTGCAACAGGAAATAAATGTAGAATTCTAAATCGAGTCCATTTTGCTGTGTCTGAACCGGAAATTGGAATTAATCCTGGAAGATGTAAAGTCCAGATAAAACCTTCTGGAGATGCTAATATTTGAGAAGCTTTCATTTCTTTATAATTAGGTTTTTCTTTTGTACCTAAGCTGAATTTACCGCTCATTTCTATCTCTGCTACAGTTAAAAGCGGGGTTCCTTCTTTAATCGAAAACTTAAAGAATCGACGTGCAGGCTCTGGCAATTCTGAAACCATGCTTAATTTAAATTTTACATTTTTGAAATTTTGGAATTTTTTTAATCTATTCCATTCAATTATATCAACAATGGAATCATGTATGCTAAGTATCATCAAGGAACTTAGAATTAAAATCAAAAGTATATAAATTCTGAATTTCATTTTAACCTTTTTGTTTTATGAATAAAGTTATTTAGCCGATTCTGCATATAAGTGTGTGACGAGAATACAATTTAACTCAGTCCAAGCGACTCGTTGTACCAAAGTGAAGCGGTAAGTCGCTGTTATGCGTAGTGACTAAATTAAGTTTTAGTTAAAATGATAAGCATAATAATTCTATAGATGAAGCATTGCTACATACTTGAACGTCGCTTGTGTAAATTAAATTTGACATATTCCAGTATGCACCGTTTCCGACTGTAGAAGTACCTGCTCCACAATTTAAAGTATTATTAACAGCTCCATTTAGCGTTGAAAAAGTCCAAATTCTTACTATGGTTGGATCTCGTATTACATTGGCAGACATCAAAGTAATAGCCAAGTCCCCATCCAAAAAATCACGCCAGTTACTTGCTATAATTACATTGTTCGGGGCACGTATAGGAATATTTACAGGAATGGAGTAAGATTCAGGAAATCCTCTGATTTCATCAAAA includes:
- a CDS encoding DUF6544 family protein, with amino-acid sequence MILILSSLMILSIHDSIVDIIEWNRLKKFQNFKNVKFKLSMVSELPEPARRFFKFSIKEGTPLLTVAEIEMSGKFSLGTKEKPNYKEMKASQILASPEGFIWTLHLPGLIPISGSDTAKWTRFRILHLFPVARMGNDLDHTKSAFGRYVAESVFWTPAAVLPNDHIKWKQIDHDTVRVTIEKDGLFQDVDIKVNEEGCPIEVTFLRWSNANVNKQFQLQPFGGKLSNFKEVQGFKIPFHVEAANLYGTKDEFFFFKADINKIQFLNH